A single window of Acidobacteriota bacterium DNA harbors:
- a CDS encoding AAA family ATPase — protein MRIERIRVEGFGALRDLDLAWPEGSVLLAVDPNETGKTTLCEAIVTALYGLPKLRGVATRVRELRRPRSGAPMRVGLDVSADGRKWSVDRDLDAGTLRIVDRERGADATAEFLRAGGRDVFGETVTGGLGEPLFRATAYVKQNVLDTDRLEAGLTVELARIADSGGGEASVVRALAALEQARREMPGATTGGAVSVDTEISRLTKKIEAAKARRDTLAQKRREAAQASAALAYRTRVRDDVRRRANLAELLAVAAERRALSERLDVALAAERKRRETENEVRSLAPEAALFSDAALRDVDRLREERGARPQALDAARAALESSLREALRDAGDLSRRFGAASRLEDEPRARFEALLRALAGLRKELEDAERALEAHWDVLRADGLAEEFVRLDAIAAEDREFVLGAEEERGTLELEGVKLDRKVADASAIAAIVAGERAQRVRLGRGTVAAAGALVPVVAWLAWPSAGAPLHVTVAVAVFALTLGLLGAIGWTRAATHRVADEARAREEEAAARRRAAELRRQLSELRLRLDKVARSAGFRDAASLLKAHRRVRAADDRRRALAAATTRRDDAKRRLDALDADLAPFRETQGLPPGIPGEDDAARLLDVLVELGRVRQESRTREEVLAKESERLAREDADLRDLERRLRDALAATGVPQGLPIAEALLAVEAGRRKAAKLRQLQEHELPARREAETAGDPEDLAARIEALDAEIARRTAEAGGEAAAAGASGTPEEARRAAEEARAALARAEDERSAAERALAAAARAGGDTARDVEEDLETSTALLARAIVFRDAVDLARESLGGAAASVYSDFRRGLNEASRAILATWRTPYEALEFSDDLTLSARVKGGRVATKTEIEAGLSTGAREQLHLTARLAALRYLGTGAAGVPLLLDDPLVGADDERFVAVMRFLATEVLGERPVLVVSCHAWRHERLLAALGDAAPRLARVSLAPFSSRPAGVAAPD, from the coding sequence GTGAGGATCGAGCGCATCCGGGTGGAGGGCTTCGGCGCGCTGCGCGACCTCGACCTCGCGTGGCCGGAGGGCAGCGTCCTCCTCGCCGTCGACCCGAACGAGACGGGCAAGACCACGCTCTGCGAGGCGATTGTGACGGCGCTCTACGGGCTGCCGAAACTGCGCGGCGTCGCGACGCGCGTCCGCGAGCTGCGCCGCCCGCGCAGCGGCGCTCCGATGCGCGTCGGACTCGACGTCTCGGCGGACGGCCGGAAGTGGTCCGTCGACCGCGACCTCGACGCGGGGACGCTCCGCATCGTGGACCGCGAGCGCGGCGCCGACGCCACGGCCGAATTCCTGCGCGCGGGCGGCCGGGACGTGTTCGGCGAGACGGTCACCGGCGGCCTCGGGGAGCCCCTCTTCCGCGCGACGGCGTACGTGAAGCAGAACGTGCTGGACACGGACCGTCTCGAGGCCGGCCTCACGGTGGAGCTCGCCCGGATCGCCGACTCGGGCGGCGGGGAAGCCTCGGTCGTGCGCGCGCTCGCGGCGCTCGAGCAGGCCCGCCGGGAGATGCCGGGCGCGACGACGGGCGGCGCCGTCTCGGTCGACACGGAGATCTCCCGCCTCACGAAGAAGATCGAAGCGGCGAAGGCCCGGCGCGACACCCTTGCGCAGAAGCGGCGTGAGGCCGCCCAGGCGTCCGCCGCCCTCGCGTACCGCACACGCGTGCGGGACGACGTCCGTCGCCGCGCGAATCTCGCGGAGCTTCTCGCCGTCGCCGCGGAGCGGCGCGCCCTCTCGGAGCGGCTCGACGTCGCGCTCGCCGCGGAACGGAAGCGCCGCGAGACCGAAAACGAGGTCCGCTCGCTCGCGCCGGAGGCCGCGCTCTTCTCGGACGCCGCGCTCCGGGACGTGGACCGGCTGCGCGAGGAGCGTGGCGCGCGCCCGCAGGCCCTCGACGCCGCGCGCGCAGCTCTGGAGTCCAGCCTGCGCGAGGCCTTGCGAGACGCCGGGGATCTGTCGCGCCGGTTCGGCGCCGCTTCGCGCCTCGAGGACGAGCCCCGGGCGCGGTTCGAGGCGCTCCTGCGCGCCCTCGCCGGCCTCAGGAAGGAGCTCGAGGATGCCGAGCGGGCGCTCGAGGCGCACTGGGACGTGCTGCGCGCGGACGGGCTCGCGGAGGAGTTCGTGCGGCTGGATGCGATCGCCGCCGAGGACCGCGAGTTCGTGCTCGGGGCCGAGGAAGAGCGCGGAACGCTCGAGCTCGAGGGCGTCAAGCTGGACCGGAAGGTCGCGGACGCCTCGGCGATCGCGGCGATCGTCGCGGGCGAACGCGCGCAGAGGGTGAGGCTCGGCCGGGGGACGGTCGCCGCAGCGGGCGCTCTCGTGCCGGTCGTCGCGTGGCTCGCGTGGCCCTCGGCCGGCGCCCCGCTCCATGTGACCGTCGCCGTCGCCGTCTTCGCGCTGACGCTCGGCCTCCTCGGCGCGATCGGCTGGACGCGTGCGGCGACGCACCGCGTCGCGGACGAGGCCCGGGCCCGCGAGGAGGAGGCCGCCGCGCGCCGGCGCGCGGCGGAGCTCCGGCGCCAGCTCTCGGAGCTGCGCCTCCGGCTGGACAAGGTGGCCCGGAGCGCCGGCTTCCGCGACGCGGCTTCGCTCCTCAAGGCCCATCGCCGCGTCCGTGCCGCCGACGACCGCCGCCGCGCTCTCGCCGCCGCGACGACGCGCCGCGACGACGCGAAGCGGCGCCTCGACGCGCTCGACGCCGACCTCGCGCCGTTCCGCGAAACGCAGGGCCTTCCGCCCGGGATCCCCGGGGAGGACGACGCGGCGCGCCTCCTCGACGTCCTCGTCGAGCTCGGCCGCGTCCGGCAGGAGTCCCGAACGCGTGAGGAAGTCCTCGCCAAGGAGAGCGAGCGCCTCGCGCGCGAGGACGCGGACCTCCGCGACCTCGAGCGGCGCCTGCGCGACGCGCTCGCCGCGACCGGCGTGCCTCAGGGTCTCCCGATCGCCGAGGCGCTTCTCGCGGTGGAGGCGGGGCGGCGCAAGGCCGCGAAGCTCCGCCAGCTCCAGGAGCACGAGCTGCCCGCGCGCCGCGAGGCGGAGACCGCCGGCGATCCGGAGGATCTCGCGGCCCGGATCGAGGCGCTCGACGCGGAGATCGCGCGACGCACCGCCGAGGCCGGGGGCGAGGCCGCGGCGGCGGGCGCGTCCGGCACGCCCGAGGAGGCGCGTCGCGCCGCCGAGGAGGCTCGCGCGGCCCTGGCGCGCGCCGAGGACGAGCGGTCGGCGGCCGAGAGGGCGCTCGCGGCGGCGGCGCGCGCGGGAGGAGACACGGCGCGGGACGTCGAGGAGGATCTCGAGACCTCCACGGCGCTCCTCGCGCGCGCGATCGTCTTTCGCGACGCCGTCGACCTCGCGCGCGAATCCCTCGGCGGGGCCGCGGCGTCCGTCTATTCGGACTTTCGGCGCGGCCTGAACGAGGCTTCGCGCGCGATCCTCGCCACGTGGAGGACCCCGTACGAGGCGCTCGAATTCTCGGACGACCTCACGCTCTCGGCGCGCGTGAAGGGCGGCCGGGTCGCGACGAAGACGGAGATCGAGGCGGGCCTCTCGACCGGCGCCCGCGAGCAGCTGCACCTCACGGCGCGGCTCGCCGCGCTCCGCTACCTGGGGACCGGCGCGGCCGGCGTCCCGCTCCTCCTCGACGACCCGCTCGTCGGCGCCGACGACGAGCGGTTCGTCGCCGTCATGAGGTTCCTCGCGACCGAAGTCCTGGGCGAGCGGCCGGTCCTCGTCGTGTCGTGCCACGCATGGCGGCACGAGCGTCTCCTCGCGGCGCTCGGAGACGCGGCGCCGCGCCTGGCGCGGGTGTCCCTCGCGCCGTTCTCGTCCCGGCCGGCGGGCGTCGCCGCGCCGGACTGA